One segment of Streptomyces sp. XD-27 DNA contains the following:
- a CDS encoding MFS transporter, giving the protein MTATTAETTSSPEGTPQRHPQRWLILGVICLAQLTVLLDNTVLNVAIPSLTEELDASSADVQWMINAYSLVQSGLLLTAGNAADRYGRKKLLVAGLALFGLGSLAAGLAQSSGQLIAARAGMGVGGALLMTTTLAVVVQIFDDTERVKAIGLWSTVNSLGFAAGPLIGGVMLDHFWWGAIFLVNIPVAVLGLVAVIAMVPESRSGTGERPDVLGAVLSTIGMTGVVYAIITGPVHGWTSGQVLGAAAVGTVVLAAFAVWELRIPNPMLDMHFFRNQRFIGAVAGAILVAFGMGGSLYLLTQHLQFVLGYEPLEAGLRTAPLALTVVALNLTGVGAKLLPKLGTPGTIASGMAMVSAGLAAIALLGGDGYGGMLLGLVVMGAGIAFSMPAMANAIMSAIPPEKAGVGAGVNGTLAEFGNGLGVAVLGAVLNSRFAALIPAAAGAVSLPAVMAGADNDAERSRIADAFASGVETSQLVGAVAVLAGGLLAAFLLRRAERSAQQVTADQGAGSQ; this is encoded by the coding sequence GTGACGGCGACGACAGCCGAAACCACCTCGTCACCAGAAGGAACCCCGCAGAGACACCCGCAGCGCTGGCTGATTCTCGGCGTCATCTGCCTCGCGCAGCTCACCGTTCTGCTCGACAACACCGTCCTCAACGTCGCGATCCCGTCCCTCACCGAGGAACTGGACGCGTCCTCCGCCGACGTGCAGTGGATGATCAACGCCTACTCGCTCGTCCAGTCGGGCCTGCTGCTCACCGCGGGCAACGCCGCCGACCGCTACGGCCGCAAGAAGCTGTTGGTCGCGGGCCTCGCCCTGTTCGGGCTCGGGTCGCTGGCCGCGGGCCTCGCGCAGTCCTCCGGCCAGTTGATCGCCGCCCGCGCCGGGATGGGCGTCGGCGGCGCGCTGCTGATGACCACCACGCTCGCCGTCGTCGTCCAGATCTTCGACGACACGGAGCGGGTGAAGGCCATCGGCCTGTGGTCCACCGTCAACTCGCTGGGCTTCGCGGCCGGTCCGCTCATCGGCGGGGTCATGCTCGACCACTTCTGGTGGGGCGCGATATTCCTGGTCAACATCCCGGTCGCGGTGCTCGGCCTGGTCGCCGTCATCGCCATGGTGCCGGAGTCCCGCAGCGGCACCGGCGAGCGTCCCGACGTCCTCGGCGCCGTCCTGTCCACCATAGGGATGACCGGTGTGGTCTACGCGATCATCACCGGGCCCGTGCACGGCTGGACGTCGGGGCAGGTGCTGGGCGCTGCCGCCGTCGGGACCGTCGTCCTGGCCGCCTTCGCGGTCTGGGAGCTGCGGATCCCGAACCCGATGCTGGACATGCACTTCTTCCGCAACCAGCGGTTCATCGGGGCCGTCGCGGGCGCGATCCTCGTCGCGTTCGGGATGGGCGGCTCGCTGTACCTGCTCACCCAGCACCTCCAGTTCGTGCTGGGATACGAGCCGCTGGAGGCCGGGCTCCGCACGGCGCCGCTGGCGCTCACCGTCGTCGCCCTCAACCTCACCGGCGTCGGGGCGAAGCTGCTGCCCAAGCTGGGCACCCCCGGCACCATCGCGTCCGGAATGGCCATGGTCTCCGCCGGGCTCGCCGCGATAGCACTCCTCGGCGGTGACGGCTACGGCGGGATGCTGCTCGGGCTGGTCGTGATGGGCGCGGGCATCGCGTTCTCCATGCCGGCCATGGCCAACGCCATCATGAGCGCGATACCGCCCGAGAAGGCGGGCGTGGGCGCCGGGGTCAACGGCACCCTCGCCGAGTTCGGCAACGGCCTGGGCGTGGCCGTCCTCGGCGCCGTCCTCAACTCCCGGTTCGCCGCCCTCATACCCGCCGCCGCCGGTGCCGTCTCGCTGCCCGCTGTCATGGCCGGCGCGGACAACGACGCCGAACGGTCCCGGATCGCGGACGCGTTCGCCTCGGGCGTCGAAACCAGCCAGCTGGTGGGCGCCGTGGCGGTGCTGGCCGGCGGCCTGCTCGCCGCCTTCCTGCTGCGCCGTGCCGAACGGTCCGCTCAGCAGGTCACAGCGGATCAGGGCGCCGGATCGCAATAG
- a CDS encoding TetR/AcrR family transcriptional regulator, protein MATGSRVSSPRTSVWLSERPAPRRKTDQQPDGLDRVKIVAASVRLLDAEGLAKFSMRRLAAELGVTAMSVYWYVDTKDDLLELALDTVMGEIALPPEAVEPAAALAHPFPAGQRDWREQLRQLAGEYRKLIVRHPWLSPLTGEYLNIGPNAMAFAHAAMRVMRNSGLPDDKVPGALSLVYQFVYGYSTIEGRFGARCRAAGVSEDVFYRQVMDTIAGRPEFDESRAIAEARGGDTVAEMRARDFAVALDCAIAGIEALRNG, encoded by the coding sequence ATGGCAACCGGCAGCCGTGTCAGCAGTCCGCGTACCAGTGTCTGGCTCTCCGAGCGCCCGGCCCCGCGGCGCAAGACGGACCAGCAGCCGGACGGGCTCGACCGCGTGAAGATCGTGGCGGCCTCGGTCCGGCTGCTGGACGCCGAGGGGCTGGCGAAGTTCTCGATGCGGCGGCTCGCCGCCGAACTCGGCGTCACCGCCATGTCCGTCTACTGGTACGTGGACACCAAGGACGACCTGCTGGAACTCGCCCTGGACACGGTCATGGGGGAGATCGCCCTGCCGCCGGAGGCGGTCGAGCCCGCGGCGGCGCTCGCGCATCCGTTTCCGGCCGGGCAGCGCGACTGGCGCGAGCAGCTGCGCCAACTGGCCGGGGAGTACCGCAAGCTCATCGTCCGCCACCCGTGGCTGTCGCCGCTGACGGGGGAGTACCTCAACATCGGCCCGAACGCGATGGCCTTCGCGCACGCCGCCATGCGGGTGATGCGGAACAGCGGGCTGCCGGACGACAAGGTGCCCGGCGCGCTGTCGCTCGTCTACCAGTTCGTCTACGGCTACAGCACGATCGAGGGCCGGTTCGGCGCCCGCTGCCGGGCGGCGGGGGTCAGCGAGGACGTCTTCTACCGGCAGGTGATGGACACGATCGCGGGCCGACCGGAGTTCGACGAGAGCCGGGCGATCGCGGAGGCCCGGGGCGGCGACACGGTCGCCGAAATGCGCGCGCGGGACTTCGCCGTCGCGCTGGACTGCGCCATCGCGGGGATCGAGGCCCTGCGGAACGGCTGA
- a CDS encoding YceI family protein, protein MTTTTGAGLRARIRTRDGWAVRHAVLTVTDMTGAQVLRAYADEEGAVRTGEPLAPGPYTVIATAVGYAPAASTALVTAAGRAEIGTVVLARQGGAELPPPGPWTLDPAHSTVAAVAQHLGISSVRGRFTEFGGRIEIAEDVARSTVEAEIRAASIDTGNGMRDGHLRSADFLDVERHPLLDYRGTRLSPAGPDRWTVHGELSMHGVRRPVDLDLAYLGTGPDPWGGVRAAFRATTELRREDFAMHYNQVVAAGIAAIGTTLRVELDIQAVQGTRLPAA, encoded by the coding sequence ATGACGACGACCACGGGCGCGGGGCTGCGGGCACGCATCCGTACACGCGATGGCTGGGCGGTGCGGCACGCGGTGCTGACCGTCACCGACATGACGGGCGCACAGGTGCTGCGGGCGTACGCCGACGAGGAGGGTGCCGTACGGACCGGGGAGCCGCTGGCTCCGGGCCCGTACACGGTGATCGCGACCGCCGTCGGCTACGCGCCGGCCGCCTCGACCGCCCTGGTCACCGCGGCCGGCCGGGCCGAGATCGGCACCGTGGTGCTGGCGCGGCAGGGCGGTGCGGAGCTGCCGCCGCCGGGCCCGTGGACGCTGGATCCGGCGCACTCGACGGTGGCGGCGGTCGCACAGCACCTGGGGATCTCCAGCGTGCGCGGCCGGTTCACGGAGTTCGGCGGCCGGATCGAGATCGCCGAGGACGTGGCGCGGTCGACCGTCGAGGCGGAGATCCGGGCGGCGAGCATCGACACCGGCAACGGGATGCGGGACGGCCACCTGAGGTCGGCGGACTTCCTGGACGTCGAGCGCCATCCGCTCCTGGATTACCGGGGTACGCGGCTGTCCCCGGCAGGCCCCGACCGCTGGACGGTGCACGGCGAGCTGTCGATGCACGGCGTCCGGCGGCCGGTGGACCTGGACCTGGCCTATCTGGGTACGGGTCCGGACCCGTGGGGCGGGGTACGGGCCGCCTTCCGCGCCACCACCGAACTGCGGCGGGAGGACTTCGCGATGCACTACAACCAGGTGGTCGCGGCGGGCATCGCGGCGATCGGCACGACGCTGCGGGTGGAGCTGGACATCCAGGCGGTCCAGGGCACGCGGCTGCCCGCGGCGTAG
- a CDS encoding MFS transporter → MATTTPDGGVRGPAGHPAHARRHSHAPSPGEPMTHRQIMEALSGLLLGMFVAILSSTIVSNALPEIIADLHGSQSSYTWVVTAALLSMTAATPLWGKLSDLFSKKLLVQAALVIYVAGSVVAGLSQSTGMLIACRVVQGIGVGGLSALAQIVMAAMISPRERGRYSGYLGATFAVATVGGPLLGGVITDTDWLGWRWCFYVGVPFAVIALFVLQKTLKLPVVKREVKVDWAGAFFISAAVSLLLIWVTLAGDDYDWISWQTYAMVGGALLLGAVFVLVESRASDPIIPLRLFRNKTITLASLASLFVGVAMFAGTVFFSQYFQLARGESPTMSGVMTIPMIGGLFVSSTVSGQVITKTGRWKAWLVAGGALLTAGLGLLGTMRYDTPYWRLSIFMALLGLGIGMMMQNLVLATQNQVAPQDLGAASSVVTFFRSLGGAVGVSALGAVLADRVTHYTRDGLAELGPKAAGAAGHGGTGGGAIPDLDKLPLPLREVIESAYGHGVADVFLYAAPAALLAFLFSLLIKEVPLRSSAGAHAGGTAGTATNGTTDDTTDGTAAGTTEDTPTAATAPAAFAMATAPAATAVTAASAAAAAPTATAVAAPAATAVEDQHLAATAVQDQHLAATASTGGDAGEQHPRQGVYGFVRNAEGAAVSRAAVTLISLSGRQLGRSVAHADGSYALDAPGPGSYVLVAAADGHQPQASTVVVGGEPLAYDLALTGTSGLAGTVRADADGQPVAAAVVIVTDVRGEVLATGTTGEGGEFAFDELVAGSYTVAVNAPGFRPAALPVEVAAQGVTRIGVALRPGARVRGTIRAGAERRPLADARVTLVDATGNVVATATTGEDGAYAFTDLDAGDYTVVASGYPPVADTLAVTGDGVDGHDVDLAHPGD, encoded by the coding sequence ATGGCAACGACCACACCGGACGGCGGTGTGCGGGGACCCGCGGGACACCCCGCACACGCCAGGCGACACAGCCACGCCCCGAGTCCTGGCGAGCCGATGACCCACCGGCAGATCATGGAGGCGCTCTCCGGGCTGCTGCTGGGCATGTTCGTGGCGATCCTGTCCTCCACGATCGTGTCGAACGCCCTCCCGGAGATCATCGCCGACCTGCACGGCAGCCAGTCCTCGTACACCTGGGTGGTCACCGCCGCTCTGCTGTCGATGACGGCCGCCACCCCCCTGTGGGGCAAGCTCTCCGACCTGTTCAGCAAGAAGCTGCTGGTCCAGGCCGCGCTCGTGATCTACGTCGCGGGCTCGGTGGTCGCCGGTCTGTCGCAGAGCACCGGCATGCTCATCGCCTGCCGCGTCGTCCAGGGCATAGGCGTGGGCGGCCTGTCCGCCCTGGCCCAGATCGTGATGGCCGCGATGATCTCCCCGCGGGAGCGCGGGCGCTACAGCGGCTACCTCGGCGCGACCTTCGCCGTGGCGACCGTCGGCGGTCCGCTGCTGGGCGGCGTCATCACCGACACCGACTGGCTCGGCTGGCGTTGGTGCTTCTACGTCGGCGTGCCGTTCGCCGTCATCGCTCTGTTCGTACTGCAGAAGACTCTCAAGCTCCCGGTGGTGAAGAGGGAGGTCAAGGTCGACTGGGCGGGCGCGTTCTTCATCAGCGCCGCCGTCTCGCTGCTGCTGATCTGGGTCACGCTCGCGGGCGACGACTACGACTGGATCTCCTGGCAGACCTACGCCATGGTCGGCGGGGCGCTGCTGCTCGGCGCGGTCTTCGTCCTCGTCGAGTCCAGGGCGAGCGACCCGATCATCCCGCTGCGGCTGTTCCGCAACAAGACGATCACCCTGGCGTCGCTGGCGTCGCTGTTCGTCGGTGTCGCGATGTTCGCGGGCACGGTCTTCTTCAGCCAGTACTTCCAGTTGGCGCGCGGCGAGTCTCCGACCATGTCCGGCGTCATGACCATCCCGATGATCGGCGGGCTGTTCGTCTCCTCGACCGTCTCCGGCCAGGTCATCACCAAGACCGGCCGCTGGAAGGCGTGGCTGGTCGCCGGCGGCGCGCTGCTGACCGCGGGCCTCGGGCTGCTCGGCACGATGCGGTACGACACCCCGTACTGGCGCCTGTCGATCTTCATGGCGCTGCTGGGACTCGGCATCGGCATGATGATGCAGAACCTGGTGCTGGCCACCCAGAACCAGGTGGCGCCCCAGGACCTCGGCGCCGCCAGCTCCGTCGTCACCTTCTTCCGCTCCCTCGGTGGTGCGGTGGGCGTCTCCGCGCTGGGCGCGGTGCTCGCCGACCGGGTCACGCACTACACCCGGGACGGGCTGGCCGAGCTCGGGCCGAAGGCCGCGGGCGCGGCGGGGCACGGCGGCACGGGCGGCGGTGCCATCCCGGACCTGGACAAGCTGCCGCTGCCGCTGCGCGAAGTGATCGAGAGCGCGTACGGGCACGGCGTCGCGGACGTCTTCCTGTACGCCGCGCCCGCCGCGCTGCTGGCCTTCCTCTTCTCCCTGCTCATCAAGGAGGTCCCACTGAGGAGCAGCGCCGGAGCTCACGCGGGCGGCACCGCCGGAACGGCGACCAACGGCACGACCGATGACACGACCGACGGCACGGCGGCGGGCACGACGGAGGACACGCCGACCGCGGCCACCGCACCCGCAGCGTTCGCCATGGCCACCGCACCCGCCGCGACCGCGGTGACCGCCGCATCCGCAGCGGCTGCCGCGCCGACCGCAACCGCCGTGGCCGCGCCCGCCGCGACCGCCGTAGAGGACCAGCACCTCGCCGCGACCGCCGTACAGGACCAGCACCTCGCCGCTACCGCCTCCACCGGTGGCGACGCCGGGGAGCAGCACCCGCGCCAAGGTGTGTACGGCTTCGTACGGAACGCCGAGGGCGCCGCCGTGTCGCGGGCCGCCGTCACCCTGATCTCGCTCTCCGGGCGGCAGCTCGGCCGGTCCGTGGCGCACGCCGACGGCTCGTACGCGCTGGACGCGCCCGGCCCCGGCTCGTACGTCCTCGTCGCGGCCGCCGACGGCCACCAGCCGCAGGCGTCCACCGTCGTGGTCGGCGGGGAGCCGCTCGCCTACGACCTCGCGCTGACCGGCACCAGCGGGCTGGCGGGCACCGTACGCGCCGACGCCGACGGGCAGCCGGTCGCGGCGGCCGTGGTCATCGTCACCGACGTGCGCGGTGAGGTGCTCGCCACCGGGACGACCGGCGAGGGCGGCGAGTTCGCGTTCGACGAGCTGGTCGCGGGCTCCTACACGGTCGCCGTCAACGCGCCCGGCTTCCGGCCCGCGGCGCTGCCGGTCGAGGTCGCCGCCCAGGGCGTCACCCGGATCGGGGTCGCGCTGCGGCCCGGCGCGCGGGTCCGGGGCACGATACGCGCCGGGGCGGAGCGGCGGCCCCTGGCCGACGCGCGGGTCACGCTGGTCGACGCGACGGGGAACGTGGTGGCGACCGCCACCACCGGTGAGGACGGCGCGTACGCCTTCACCGACCTGGACGCGGGCGACTACACGGTCGTCGCGAGCGGCTACCCGCCGGTCGCGGACACGCTCGCGGTCACCGGGGACGGGGTCGACGGACACGACGTCGACCTCGCCCACCCCGGCGACTGA
- a CDS encoding MarR family winged helix-turn-helix transcriptional regulator, giving the protein MAAQSKYEELARQLSAIGAVKRELSRALPQDCPPASAVVLMLLDRYGQMRMSKLAELMTIDVSVTSRHVAHVEARGWIDRRPDPLDGRSRLLRLSAGGEELLSQVTARYTEALASHLSDWSDDDVGRLNELLARLRAGFGEPRPRTPTPTHAHAHAHAHAHTNA; this is encoded by the coding sequence GTGGCCGCACAGAGCAAGTACGAGGAGCTGGCCCGGCAACTGAGCGCGATCGGCGCCGTCAAGCGCGAACTCAGCCGCGCCCTGCCGCAGGACTGTCCGCCCGCCTCGGCCGTGGTCCTCATGTTGCTCGACCGCTACGGCCAGATGCGCATGAGCAAACTGGCCGAGTTGATGACCATCGACGTGTCCGTCACCAGCCGCCATGTCGCGCACGTCGAGGCGCGGGGCTGGATCGACCGGCGGCCGGACCCGCTGGACGGGCGGTCGCGGCTGCTGCGCCTGAGCGCCGGCGGCGAAGAGCTCCTGTCCCAGGTCACGGCGCGCTATACGGAAGCGCTCGCCAGCCACCTGAGCGACTGGTCCGACGACGACGTCGGCCGGCTCAACGAGCTGCTGGCCAGACTCCGGGCGGGCTTCGGCGAGCCGCGGCCCCGCACCCCCACCCCGACGCACGCACACGCGCACGCGCACGCGCACGCGCACACGAACGCGTAA